The Streptomyces sp. NBC_00162 sequence CCCCGTCGCCGATCAGCACTCGGGCACGGTGCGACCGCTTCACGTACCGGCCGGGATGGAGCGCGAGCACGTGCTGCACGGCCTGGGGATCGGTGACCAGGACCGTCGGGACGGCCGGGCTCGGACCGAGCCGGAACGCGGCCACGCCGCCGAGCCGTTCGCGTGCCTGGGCGAAGAGGTCGATGAGTTCCCCTCCCCCGGTCCGCCACTGCGCGACGAGGGCGGGATCCAGCTCGGGGACCCGGCGGCCTGCCGGGGACTGGCTCGGGAGGGAACCGGGACGGGCATGGGTGGCCACGGGTCTGCTCCTGTTCGGCGGCTGTACACCGGCACGGACCGGGTGCGGGCATCACGCACTGTAGGGGAGCGCGCGCGGTCGGCGACAGCCCGCCTCACCCTCACGGCACCATGGCCCGTCTTTGGCCGAACTCCTGCAAAATCCGACTGCCGTTCGGCTGGTGTACCCGGAACCGTCACGTCAGGCTCCCTCTTCGGCCCCCCGGACGCGTTGTCCTGGGGGCGCTCAACCGCCCCTCAACCCTCAGAGGTCGATCCCGCCATGGCAGAACTCAACCGCCGCCGCTTCCTGCAGCTCGCCGGTGGCGCCACCGCCCTGACGATGCTCAACGACAGCATCGCGCGCGCCGCCGCCATCCCCGCGCAGGGGACCACCGGCACCATCGCCGACGTCGAGCACGTCGTCGTGCTCATGCAGGAGAACCGGTCCTTCGACCACTACTACGGCGCGCTGCGCGGTGTCCGCGGGTTCGGCGACCCGCGCCCGGTGACCCTGCCCAGCGGCAAGTCCGTCTGGCACCAGTCCGACGGCACGAAGGAGACGCTGCCCTTCCGGCCGCCGTCCGAGGACCTCGGCATGGAGTTCCTCCAGGGCCTCAACCACGACTGGGCGGGCGGCCAGAGCGCCTTCAACAAGGGCAAGTACGACAATTGGGTGCCCGCCAAGACGGCCACCACCATGGCCTACCTGACGCGGGACGACATCCCGTTCCACTACGCCCTCGCCGACGCGTTCACCATCTGCGACGCGTACCACTGCTCGTTCATCGGCTCCACCGACCCCAACCGCTACTACCTGTGGTCGGGCCACACCGGCAACGACGGCAAGGGCGGCGGCCCGGTCCTCAACAACGCCGAGGCCGGCTACGACTGGACCACCTACCCCGAGCGGCTCGAGACGGCCGGGGTTTCCTGGAAGGTCTACCAGGACATCGGTGACGGCCTCGACGCCGCCGGCTCCTGGGGCTGGATCAACGACGCCTACCGCGGCAACTACGGCGACAACTCCCTCCTCTACTTCAACAACTACCGCAACGCCCAGCCCGGCAACCCGCTCTTCGACAAGGCCCGCACCGGCACGAACGCCAAGGCCGGCGAGGGCTACTTCGACAAGCTGCGCGCCGACGTGGCCGCCGGCACCCTGCCCCAGGTCTCCTGGATCGCCGCCCCCGAGGCGTTCAGCGAGCACTCCAACTGGCCCTCCAACTACGGCGCCTGGTACATCGCGCAGGTGCTGGACGCCCTCACCTCCAACCCGGACGTGTGGGCGCGTACCGCGCTGTTCATCACCTACGACGAGAACGACGGCTTCTTCGACCACGTCGTCCCGCCGTACGCCCCCGCGAGCGCCGCGCAGGGCCTGTCGACCACGTCCACCGCCCTGGACGTCTTCCCCGGCAAGGCGGGCTACGTCGCCGGACCGTACGGCCTGGGCCCGCGCGTGCCGATGCTCGTGGTCTCCCCGTGGAGCACGGGCGGCTACTCCTGCTCCGAGACCTTCGACCACACCTCCGTCATCCGCTTCATGGAGCAGCGGTTCGGGGTGCACGAGCCCAACATCTCGCCCTGGCGCCGCGCCGTCTGCGGCGACCTCACCTCCGCCTTCGACTTCGGCCGCAAGGACACCAGCGCGGTGGAACTGCCCGACACCGGCGCCTGGGAACCGCAGGACCGGGAGCGCCATCCCGATTTCAGGGCTCCTGCCCCGGCCGTCGGCTCCATGCCGCGTCAGGAGAAGGGCCTGCGTCCCACCCGTCCGCTGAAGTACGCCCCGTACGTGGACGGCGCGGCGCTGACCGACGAGGGC is a genomic window containing:
- a CDS encoding phosphocholine-specific phospholipase C — translated: MAELNRRRFLQLAGGATALTMLNDSIARAAAIPAQGTTGTIADVEHVVVLMQENRSFDHYYGALRGVRGFGDPRPVTLPSGKSVWHQSDGTKETLPFRPPSEDLGMEFLQGLNHDWAGGQSAFNKGKYDNWVPAKTATTMAYLTRDDIPFHYALADAFTICDAYHCSFIGSTDPNRYYLWSGHTGNDGKGGGPVLNNAEAGYDWTTYPERLETAGVSWKVYQDIGDGLDAAGSWGWINDAYRGNYGDNSLLYFNNYRNAQPGNPLFDKARTGTNAKAGEGYFDKLRADVAAGTLPQVSWIAAPEAFSEHSNWPSNYGAWYIAQVLDALTSNPDVWARTALFITYDENDGFFDHVVPPYAPASAAQGLSTTSTALDVFPGKAGYVAGPYGLGPRVPMLVVSPWSTGGYSCSETFDHTSVIRFMEQRFGVHEPNISPWRRAVCGDLTSAFDFGRKDTSAVELPDTGAWEPQDRERHPDFRAPAPAVGSMPRQEKGLRPTRPLKYAPYVDGAALTDEGKFRLTFSGGPDLGAQFYVTSGNRTDAPWTYTTEAGKSIADAWNTRYSAGVTDLTVHGPNGFLRGFRNPGTTPGPEVTARQNSATGNLDLTLTNAGASTATLTVTNAYGGGPKRLTVAKGATVTHSVPLKNTRRWYDVTVTASGAPDFLRRFAGKVETGAAGLSDPAILTEQSS